One Polyangiaceae bacterium DNA segment encodes these proteins:
- the mutY gene encoding A/G-specific adenine glycosylase, producing the protein MARTGKPTSIPSADARARHLARLLLRWYDASARDLPWRSGNPYAVWVSEIMLQQTQVSTVLPYFRAWMKRFPSVHALARASEADVLHAWQGLGYYSRARNLQRGAVWLLRENHGRLPESAEQLRRLPGVGPYTAGAIASIAFGERTPVVDGNVSRVLARIFAIPGHVDQPAHVKQIWRLAESLVPARRPGDFNQALMELGALRCRPERPLCDGCPMAQLCEARRSDSVDRYGRKRPRPAPTAVRMVAAIVERADRVALVRLGAGAPRWAGMWQFPCVELQARESALRGAERASASLIGLRAHAREELDAIAHAVTRYAVRLTPVLCRTRGQRLTAKGVERAEWVPRAELFTFAMPAAHAKIRKQLT; encoded by the coding sequence ATGGCAAGAACTGGGAAGCCAACATCGATTCCATCCGCTGACGCGCGAGCGCGGCATCTCGCTCGTCTGCTTCTGCGCTGGTACGACGCTAGCGCCCGCGACTTGCCCTGGCGCAGCGGTAACCCCTACGCCGTATGGGTCAGCGAGATCATGCTGCAGCAAACCCAGGTCTCCACGGTGCTGCCCTACTTTCGCGCCTGGATGAAGCGCTTCCCAAGCGTCCATGCCTTGGCTCGCGCCTCCGAGGCAGACGTGCTCCACGCCTGGCAGGGGCTGGGCTACTACTCGCGCGCGCGCAACCTTCAGCGCGGCGCCGTCTGGTTGCTGCGCGAAAACCATGGGCGATTGCCCGAAAGCGCTGAGCAACTCCGCCGTCTTCCCGGCGTGGGTCCCTACACGGCAGGCGCCATCGCCAGCATCGCCTTTGGCGAGCGCACGCCCGTGGTGGACGGCAACGTCAGTCGCGTCCTCGCGCGCATCTTCGCCATCCCGGGACACGTCGACCAGCCCGCACACGTAAAGCAGATCTGGCGCTTGGCGGAGTCCTTGGTTCCAGCCCGCCGCCCCGGGGATTTCAATCAGGCCTTGATGGAACTGGGCGCGCTGCGCTGCCGGCCGGAGCGTCCGCTCTGCGACGGCTGCCCCATGGCGCAGCTATGTGAAGCGCGACGGAGCGACAGCGTCGACCGCTACGGTCGCAAGCGTCCGCGCCCAGCGCCCACTGCCGTACGGATGGTTGCAGCGATCGTCGAGCGCGCAGACCGCGTGGCTCTCGTGCGCCTCGGCGCCGGCGCACCACGCTGGGCAGGAATGTGGCAGTTCCCCTGCGTCGAGCTGCAAGCGAGGGAAAGCGCCTTGCGCGGGGCGGAACGAGCAAGCGCGAGCCTGATTGGGCTGCGCGCCCACGCCCGCGAGGAGCTGGATGCCATCGCCCATGCGGTCACGCGCTACGCCGTACGGCTCACGCCGGTGTTGTGCCGCACTCGAGGCCAGCGTCTCACGGCCAAAGGCGTCGAACGCGCGGAGTGGGTGCCGCGCGCAGAGCTGTTCACCTTCGCCATGCCGGCAGCCCACGCCAAGATCCGCAAACAGCTGACCTAG
- a CDS encoding GFA family protein gives MSAAEAWLEGGCHCGRVRFRARGRREALHCNCSICRMKGFLHWIVPPEDFELLRGSDELTTYQFNTGVAKHTFCRHCGVQPFYTPRSHPMHWDVNVHCLDGDVIETFAVGEFDGKNWEANIDSIR, from the coding sequence ATGAGCGCGGCCGAAGCCTGGCTGGAGGGCGGCTGCCACTGCGGCCGGGTTCGCTTTCGCGCTCGCGGTCGGCGCGAGGCTCTCCACTGCAACTGCTCCATCTGTCGGATGAAAGGCTTCTTGCACTGGATCGTTCCGCCCGAGGATTTCGAATTGCTCCGTGGCAGCGACGAACTCACGACCTACCAGTTCAACACCGGAGTGGCGAAGCACACCTTTTGTCGACACTGCGGCGTACAACCCTTCTACACGCCGCGCTCGCATCCCATGCACTGGGACGTGAACGTCCATTGTCTGGACGGGGATGTGATCGAAACGTTTGCAGTGGGCGAATTCGATGGCAAGAACTGGGAAGCCAACATCGATTCCATCCGCTGA
- a CDS encoding MBL fold metallo-hydrolase — MRVHHLNCATLCPYGGRLLSGTGSLTASAQLVCHCLLLETEQGLVLVDAGLGLEDLAEPGPRLGRAFTGLVRPVLDADESAARQVEALGFDRADVRHIVLTHLDVDHAGGITDFPKASIHVHADEHDAARRPRTSLEHERYRSHHLAHGPKMELYRPEGETWFGFEAVRQLRGLPPEIGLVPLTGHSRGHSGVLVESADGFLLHAGDAYFHRSEMDADERRCPPLLDVFQRIVEIDGVARRRNQERLRALVRENRGAVHVFSAHDPVEFERHRERVDQGAG; from the coding sequence ATGCGAGTCCACCATCTGAATTGCGCCACCCTCTGTCCCTACGGCGGCCGCTTGCTCTCGGGCACGGGTTCCTTGACCGCGTCCGCCCAACTCGTCTGTCACTGCTTGCTCCTGGAAACGGAACAGGGGTTGGTGCTGGTCGACGCTGGCCTGGGCCTCGAGGATCTGGCAGAGCCCGGTCCTCGGCTGGGCCGCGCCTTCACCGGCCTCGTTCGCCCCGTGCTGGACGCCGACGAGTCGGCTGCTCGCCAGGTGGAGGCGCTTGGGTTCGACCGCGCTGACGTGCGCCACATCGTTCTCACTCACCTGGACGTGGATCATGCGGGAGGGATCACGGACTTCCCCAAGGCCAGCATCCACGTGCATGCCGATGAACACGATGCGGCGCGGCGCCCTCGCACCTCGCTGGAGCACGAACGCTACCGCTCCCATCACCTTGCCCACGGCCCGAAGATGGAGCTGTACCGCCCCGAGGGCGAGACTTGGTTTGGCTTCGAAGCAGTGCGTCAGCTGCGCGGCCTTCCCCCGGAGATCGGGCTCGTGCCCTTGACGGGTCACAGTCGAGGTCACAGCGGCGTGCTCGTGGAAAGCGCGGACGGTTTCCTGCTGCACGCGGGCGACGCCTACTTCCATCGCAGCGAGATGGACGCCGACGAGCGACGCTGCCCGCCACTGCTGGACGTGTTTCAGCGCATCGTGGAGATCGACGGAGTGGCGCGACGGCGCAATCAAGAGCGATTGCGCGCGCTCGTGCGAGAGAACCGCGGGGCCGTGCACGTGTTCTCGGCGCACGATCCCGTGGAGTTCGAGCGGCACCGCGAGCGCGTCGACCAGGGCGCCGGATGA
- the ndhC gene encoding NADH-quinone oxidoreductase subunit A, translating into MLELYLPMFIMFLIALTICAVMFGGAQFLGPKNPTAEKLMPFECGNDTSGAQGAKPSVKFYLTAILFVVFDIEVVFMYPWATLFKGLGWTGFATMVAFIVALLVALAYCWKKGALEWES; encoded by the coding sequence ATGTTGGAACTCTACTTGCCCATGTTCATCATGTTCCTGATTGCGCTGACGATCTGCGCAGTCATGTTCGGGGGCGCCCAGTTCCTCGGACCCAAGAACCCCACGGCCGAGAAACTGATGCCCTTCGAGTGCGGCAACGACACCTCGGGCGCGCAGGGGGCGAAGCCGAGCGTGAAGTTCTATCTGACGGCCATCCTGTTCGTCGTCTTCGATATCGAAGTGGTGTTCATGTACCCCTGGGCCACCCTGTTCAAAGGGCTGGGCTGGACAGGGTTTGCCACGATGGTGGCGTTCATCGTCGCGCTTCTCGTAGCGCTGGCGTACTGCTGGAAGAAGGGAGCCCTCGAGTGGGAGAGCTGA
- the nuoB gene encoding NADH-quinone oxidoreductase subunit NuoB produces the protein MATGQGAGFATTRFQDALAWAQKYSLFMYPFVTACCGMEFMAVSGPRFDHARFGAEAPRFSPRQSDLLWVVGTIVQRQAPILKRIYEQMAEPKWVLAFGTCASVGGFYDNYACVAGIDKIIPCDVYVPGCPPRPEAVIDGLMLLQDKIQSGDRRPAVVKPRFDPVAHPDMGVISLRRGKDGGPV, from the coding sequence ATCGCAACCGGTCAGGGCGCGGGCTTCGCGACGACCCGCTTTCAGGACGCGTTGGCCTGGGCGCAGAAGTACTCGCTATTCATGTATCCCTTCGTCACCGCCTGCTGCGGGATGGAGTTCATGGCCGTGAGCGGCCCACGCTTCGACCATGCCCGCTTTGGCGCCGAAGCGCCGCGTTTTTCCCCGCGACAGAGCGATCTGCTGTGGGTGGTGGGCACCATCGTCCAGCGCCAAGCGCCCATTTTGAAACGGATCTACGAGCAGATGGCCGAGCCCAAGTGGGTGCTGGCCTTCGGCACCTGCGCCAGCGTGGGTGGCTTCTACGACAACTACGCCTGCGTGGCGGGCATCGACAAGATCATCCCCTGCGACGTCTACGTGCCAGGCTGTCCACCCCGGCCCGAAGCCGTGATCGACGGACTGATGTTGCTCCAAGACAAGATCCAGAGCGGAGACCGGCGACCCGCCGTGGTCAAGCCGCGCTTCGACCCAGTCGCGCATCCCGACATGGGTGTGATTTCCCTACGCCGCGGCAAAGACGGCGGGCCGGTTTGA
- a CDS encoding NADH-quinone oxidoreductase subunit C translates to MAQALLELLKSKFGSDILETHSQHGDDTAVVAPGAWREVARFLRDDPRCSMEMLVDLTCVDFPDREPRFEVVAHLHSLSKGKRLRLKSRVGDEDGDGAEIDSLAELWGSANWAEREAFDMFGVRFKDHGDLRRILLYPEFVGHPLRKDYPANKIQPLVPYREQPGTEKLPPFGPSEGMPFGRQSFDRVGEDDEPLVATDLERMS, encoded by the coding sequence ATGGCACAAGCACTACTCGAACTGCTGAAGTCGAAGTTCGGAAGCGACATTCTGGAAACCCACTCCCAGCATGGCGACGACACGGCCGTGGTGGCGCCCGGCGCCTGGCGTGAGGTCGCACGATTCTTGCGTGACGACCCGCGCTGCAGCATGGAGATGCTGGTGGATCTCACCTGCGTGGACTTTCCCGATCGGGAGCCGCGCTTCGAAGTGGTCGCCCATCTGCACTCGCTTTCGAAGGGCAAGCGCCTGCGGCTGAAGAGTCGCGTCGGTGACGAGGACGGCGACGGCGCCGAAATCGACAGCCTGGCCGAGCTGTGGGGTTCCGCCAACTGGGCCGAACGCGAGGCCTTCGACATGTTCGGCGTGCGCTTCAAGGATCACGGGGATTTGCGGCGCATTCTGCTGTACCCCGAGTTCGTGGGGCACCCCCTGCGCAAGGACTACCCCGCCAACAAGATCCAGCCTTTGGTCCCCTACCGGGAGCAGCCTGGTACGGAGAAGCTGCCGCCCTTCGGCCCCAGCGAAGGCATGCCCTTCGGGCGCCAGAGCTTCGACCGAGTGGGGGAGGACGACGAGCCGCTGGTAGCAACGGATCTAGAGCGCATGAGCTGA
- a CDS encoding NADH-quinone oxidoreductase subunit D: MESLDQDLDASEIELSAEPMLLNVGPSHPATHGTVRIVMELSGENIERCDVQVGYLHRGFEKMCERGTWTQVFPYVDRCNYVSPMLNNVGFALACEKALGIEVPERCQWYRMALGELARIADHLTCVGAMVMELGAFTPFLWMVKAREMIWDVFEEECGARLTHSFGRVGGMAHPPTEGFKEHSRAVVGQVLSVLDEVQRLLYGNRIFLDRLENIGIMSADDAISLAWTGPTLRASGVPYDVRKASPYMKFSEVEFDVPVGAKGDCLDRFIVRIEEMKQSARIIEQCAERMADEGPVNVDDPRIVLPPKEEVYSTIEGTIQHFKIVMEGLKIPAGEVYSYTEGGNGEVGFYLVSDGSGTPYRVRIRPPCFYVTSGLEHIITGQMVPDVVPCFGSLNMIGGECDR, from the coding sequence ATGGAATCACTGGATCAGGACCTGGACGCGTCCGAGATTGAACTGAGCGCCGAGCCCATGTTGCTCAACGTGGGGCCGTCGCACCCGGCCACCCACGGCACGGTGCGCATCGTGATGGAGCTCTCGGGTGAGAACATCGAGCGCTGCGATGTGCAGGTCGGCTACTTGCATCGCGGCTTCGAGAAGATGTGCGAACGCGGCACCTGGACGCAGGTGTTTCCCTACGTGGATCGCTGCAACTACGTGTCGCCGATGCTCAACAACGTCGGCTTCGCGCTGGCGTGCGAGAAGGCGCTCGGAATCGAAGTGCCCGAGCGTTGCCAGTGGTACCGCATGGCCCTCGGAGAGCTGGCGCGCATCGCCGACCATCTGACTTGCGTCGGGGCAATGGTGATGGAACTCGGCGCATTTACGCCCTTCCTGTGGATGGTCAAGGCACGGGAAATGATCTGGGACGTGTTCGAAGAGGAATGCGGCGCCCGATTGACCCACAGTTTTGGTCGGGTCGGCGGCATGGCGCATCCGCCGACGGAGGGGTTCAAAGAGCACTCCCGAGCCGTGGTCGGCCAGGTGTTGAGCGTGCTCGACGAGGTGCAGCGCTTGCTCTACGGCAATCGCATCTTCCTCGACCGCTTGGAGAACATCGGCATCATGAGCGCCGATGACGCCATCAGCTTGGCCTGGACTGGACCCACCCTGCGCGCTTCGGGAGTGCCCTACGACGTACGCAAGGCATCCCCCTACATGAAGTTCTCCGAGGTGGAGTTCGACGTCCCGGTCGGTGCCAAGGGCGACTGCCTCGATCGTTTCATCGTGCGCATCGAGGAAATGAAGCAGTCCGCGCGCATCATCGAGCAGTGCGCTGAGCGCATGGCGGATGAGGGACCCGTGAACGTGGACGACCCGCGCATCGTGCTGCCCCCGAAGGAAGAGGTGTACTCGACCATCGAAGGCACGATTCAGCACTTCAAGATCGTGATGGAGGGACTGAAGATCCCCGCGGGCGAAGTCTACTCCTACACCGAAGGTGGCAATGGGGAGGTCGGTTTCTACCTGGTGAGCGACGGCAGCGGGACGCCCTACCGAGTGCGGATTCGACCGCCGTGCTTCTACGTGACGAGCGGCCTGGAGCACATCATCACCGGTCAGATGGTGCCCGACGTGGTGCCCTGCTTCGGTTCCCTGAACATGATTGGCGGCGAGTGCGATCGCTGA
- a CDS encoding 2Fe-2S iron-sulfur cluster-binding protein, translated as MPTFKLDDREIPFEPGDTIIQAAHRVGVDIPHYCWHPGLSIAANCRMCLVEVKPPPGRPPMLLSVLQWDADKQDYVDQKKPKLQPACQMRVAEGMEVLSESSPHVSEARGAVQELLLLNHPVDCPICDQAGECRLQDYWLEHQGTKKRMRDEPIHKPKAQVFGPTIVYDAERCIICTRCVRFCEEVAKDPVLDVRERGNLNEIVVAPGRQLDHPYSLMTEYVCPVGALTARDFRFKARVWFLRSVRSVCVGCATGCNSFTDYDPRSQTVQRYRPRENAEVNRFWMCDEGMLDYARIHAGRVLEPKVGGKTAALSAALSAAAKQLKGVVADNIAVVLSAEHSNEDNFALLSLARDYLGTGHLFVSGKPSGEGDDVLRNRDKNPNSAGVTALCTSTPPLSMPVLVKSLEEGRITHVLSLGSAIPEPDKAAVLSKAKAWIAFASHQGPVASAASVLLPASSWAESDGTFVNAKGLAQESERAILPQGDSLPAWKLVSELAKALGHQLRFSKLRDVRRAMAPDAGAALEGNATSVGAAP; from the coding sequence ATGCCTACCTTCAAACTTGACGACCGCGAGATCCCTTTCGAGCCTGGGGACACCATCATTCAGGCTGCCCATCGCGTGGGCGTGGACATCCCCCACTATTGCTGGCACCCGGGCCTCTCGATTGCGGCCAATTGCCGCATGTGTCTGGTGGAAGTGAAGCCACCCCCGGGGCGTCCACCCATGCTGCTGTCGGTGCTGCAGTGGGACGCGGACAAGCAAGACTACGTCGATCAGAAGAAGCCCAAGCTTCAGCCCGCTTGTCAGATGCGCGTGGCGGAGGGCATGGAGGTGCTCAGCGAGTCCAGCCCGCACGTGAGTGAAGCGCGTGGGGCCGTGCAAGAGCTCCTGCTGCTCAATCATCCCGTCGACTGCCCCATTTGTGATCAGGCGGGGGAGTGCCGCCTGCAAGACTACTGGCTCGAGCATCAAGGCACGAAGAAGCGGATGCGCGACGAGCCGATCCACAAGCCGAAGGCTCAGGTGTTCGGGCCCACCATCGTCTACGACGCCGAGCGCTGCATCATCTGCACGCGCTGCGTGCGCTTTTGCGAAGAGGTGGCGAAGGACCCGGTCCTCGACGTGCGCGAGCGTGGCAATCTGAACGAGATCGTGGTGGCTCCGGGGCGCCAGCTCGACCACCCGTACTCGCTGATGACCGAGTACGTGTGCCCCGTAGGTGCGCTGACGGCGCGGGATTTCCGTTTCAAGGCGCGGGTGTGGTTCTTACGCAGCGTGCGGAGCGTGTGCGTGGGATGCGCAACGGGCTGCAATTCCTTCACCGACTACGATCCGCGCAGCCAGACCGTGCAGCGCTACCGACCGCGGGAAAACGCCGAGGTCAACCGCTTCTGGATGTGTGACGAAGGCATGCTCGACTACGCGCGTATTCATGCCGGCCGGGTATTGGAGCCCAAGGTCGGCGGCAAGACCGCGGCGCTGAGTGCCGCGCTGAGCGCGGCTGCGAAACAGCTCAAGGGAGTCGTCGCGGACAACATCGCGGTGGTGCTCAGTGCAGAGCACAGCAACGAGGACAACTTCGCGCTGCTCTCCTTGGCGCGCGACTATCTGGGAACGGGTCACCTGTTCGTGTCCGGCAAGCCCAGCGGGGAAGGGGACGACGTGTTGCGGAATCGGGACAAGAACCCGAACAGCGCTGGCGTCACGGCGCTCTGCACCAGCACTCCGCCCCTGAGCATGCCGGTGCTGGTCAAGTCCCTGGAGGAGGGGCGCATCACGCACGTGCTATCCCTCGGCTCCGCGATTCCGGAACCCGACAAGGCAGCGGTGCTCTCCAAGGCCAAGGCCTGGATTGCTTTCGCCAGCCACCAGGGCCCCGTGGCCAGCGCGGCGTCCGTGCTGCTGCCGGCATCGTCCTGGGCCGAGTCCGACGGGACCTTCGTCAACGCCAAGGGGCTCGCACAGGAGAGCGAACGGGCGATCCTGCCTCAGGGCGACAGCCTGCCCGCGTGGAAGTTGGTGTCGGAGTTGGCCAAAGCCCTGGGTCACCAGCTTCGCTTCAGCAAGCTGAGAGACGTACGGCGCGCCATGGCGCCGGATGCCGGTGCGGCCTTGGAGGGCAACGCCACTAGCGTGGGAGCAGCGCCATGA
- a CDS encoding complex I subunit 1 family protein, giving the protein MTTGLLISFVLKATFVVLFGMNVAVILTWVDRRQGAVIADRIGPNRAVIWLPQRLAQGLVAVPALGVAALVIAFFVTNKAEGIERLGRAILFTHLAILATWLTGLFIAGRVRARGINTDAGPLVLNLDRFFAWLGDPRNFVYGGLIAHAVALLAFGLLRGTASGNRLQEFGYGASPAVLALAIAGGGVYLASTFTEPRVGLRLAGLLHPAADGLKTLWKEDFVPPNADRLLHSIAPVISFFPALVVLAVVPFGDTLCFGSKDGKIDFTSLAKMVPREGLCADGAVNLQVVDVNVGILYFFALAGTGIVGAALAGWASDNKYSLLGGLRAASQMVSYEVTLGLTLIGVIMVYGTLRIDEMVRWQAENTWGIFVQPLAFFLFFAASVAESKRIPFDIPEGESEIVAGYFTEYSGMKFAMFFFAEYVAVVSASALMSALFLGGWHLPFIERDGLFLAVGDTVLIRQPLTHVSVVALGVLAFIGKTLLLCWLQITIRWTLPRFRYDQLMRLGWRKLLPASLVNILITGLVILVVASASPSVMNGLRIAGDVTQLVVAGLGLVAIAALIRFLLAPAEKRRLVVSTAQKFAASLGGVKSARMGA; this is encoded by the coding sequence ATGACGACGGGACTTCTCATCTCTTTCGTGCTCAAGGCCACCTTCGTCGTGCTGTTCGGCATGAACGTCGCCGTGATCCTGACGTGGGTGGATCGGCGCCAAGGCGCGGTCATTGCCGACCGCATTGGTCCGAATCGCGCGGTGATTTGGCTGCCGCAACGCCTGGCGCAGGGCCTGGTCGCAGTGCCGGCCCTCGGCGTCGCCGCCCTGGTCATCGCTTTCTTCGTGACCAACAAGGCAGAGGGAATCGAACGATTGGGTCGCGCCATCCTCTTCACGCACCTGGCCATTCTGGCCACCTGGTTGACAGGGCTCTTCATCGCCGGTCGCGTGCGCGCACGCGGTATCAACACGGACGCGGGGCCCCTGGTTCTCAACCTCGACCGCTTCTTCGCGTGGCTCGGTGACCCACGTAACTTCGTCTACGGCGGGCTCATCGCCCATGCCGTAGCGCTCCTCGCCTTCGGCCTGCTGCGCGGGACCGCGTCGGGCAACCGCTTGCAGGAGTTCGGCTACGGCGCGAGCCCCGCCGTGCTCGCCCTCGCCATCGCCGGCGGCGGCGTCTACCTGGCGTCCACCTTCACCGAACCGCGAGTAGGGCTGCGTTTGGCTGGGCTGCTCCACCCCGCGGCGGATGGGCTGAAGACCCTCTGGAAAGAGGACTTCGTCCCGCCGAATGCCGACCGGCTGCTGCACAGCATCGCGCCGGTGATCTCCTTCTTTCCCGCGTTGGTCGTGCTCGCGGTCGTGCCCTTCGGCGACACGCTGTGCTTCGGAAGCAAGGACGGCAAGATCGACTTCACCTCTTTGGCGAAGATGGTGCCCCGGGAAGGCCTGTGCGCCGATGGTGCCGTGAACCTGCAGGTGGTCGACGTGAACGTCGGCATTCTCTACTTCTTCGCGTTGGCGGGTACCGGCATCGTGGGTGCGGCGCTGGCGGGTTGGGCCAGCGACAACAAGTACAGCTTGTTGGGAGGCCTCCGCGCTGCCAGTCAAATGGTCTCCTACGAGGTGACCCTGGGCCTGACGTTGATCGGCGTGATCATGGTGTACGGCACGCTGCGCATCGACGAGATGGTTCGTTGGCAGGCCGAGAACACTTGGGGGATCTTCGTTCAGCCCCTGGCCTTCTTCCTGTTCTTCGCTGCGTCCGTGGCCGAGAGCAAGCGCATTCCCTTCGACATTCCCGAGGGCGAGAGCGAGATCGTGGCCGGCTACTTCACGGAGTATTCCGGTATGAAGTTCGCGATGTTCTTCTTCGCGGAGTACGTGGCGGTAGTCAGCGCCAGTGCCTTGATGTCGGCGCTTTTCCTCGGCGGCTGGCATCTTCCCTTCATCGAGCGCGACGGGCTGTTCCTGGCCGTGGGAGACACGGTGCTCATTCGTCAGCCTCTCACCCACGTGTCGGTTGTCGCACTGGGGGTGCTGGCCTTCATTGGGAAGACGCTGCTGCTGTGCTGGCTGCAGATCACCATTCGCTGGACGCTGCCCCGCTTCCGCTACGATCAGCTGATGCGCTTGGGCTGGCGCAAGCTCCTGCCGGCGTCGCTGGTGAACATCCTGATCACCGGCTTGGTGATCCTGGTCGTCGCGTCGGCGAGCCCCAGCGTGATGAACGGTCTGCGCATTGCGGGCGACGTGACTCAGTTGGTCGTCGCGGGCCTTGGCTTGGTAGCGATTGCCGCGCTGATCCGCTTCTTGCTCGCACCTGCTGAAAAGCGGCGACTGGTGGTGTCGACGGCGCAGAAGTTTGCCGCCTCTTTGGGCGGCGTCAAATCCGCACGGATGGGAGCCTGA
- a CDS encoding NADH-quinone oxidoreductase subunit I, which yields MSVTANQPLGPNKVSGSVVARPARTAGVQTYIPEIAKGLGITMGHFFKNTKEMMLAQRNDPVLEAVEDGINCISYPEQRRPYPARFRGLHRLTHREDGSPRCVACLCCSTACPAQCIHIEAAEYPEGDSRRGYERFPKRFVIDELRCVFCGFCVEACPCDAIRMDTGMHAAAYDSREQFIFDKDMLMTFRGRDGTQLTDNPRHEPGDSTHPGVDREHHH from the coding sequence ATGAGTGTGACGGCGAACCAACCCCTGGGCCCCAACAAAGTCAGTGGCAGCGTCGTTGCCCGTCCCGCGCGCACCGCGGGCGTGCAGACCTACATCCCCGAGATCGCCAAGGGCCTTGGCATCACGATGGGACACTTCTTCAAGAACACGAAGGAGATGATGCTAGCCCAGCGCAACGACCCGGTGCTGGAGGCGGTAGAGGATGGGATCAACTGCATTTCCTACCCCGAGCAGCGACGTCCGTACCCGGCTCGATTTCGTGGGCTGCATCGGCTCACGCACCGAGAAGACGGCTCGCCGCGTTGCGTGGCTTGCCTGTGTTGTTCCACTGCGTGTCCGGCGCAATGCATCCACATCGAAGCAGCAGAGTATCCCGAGGGCGACTCGCGGCGCGGCTACGAGCGTTTTCCCAAACGCTTCGTGATCGACGAGCTGCGCTGCGTCTTCTGTGGCTTTTGCGTGGAGGCGTGCCCTTGCGACGCGATCCGCATGGATACGGGCATGCACGCCGCGGCCTACGACTCCCGAGAGCAGTTCATCTTCGACAAGGACATGCTGATGACGTTCAGGGGCCGGGACGGGACCCAACTGACGGACAATCCCCGCCATGAACCAGGGGATTCGACGCATCCGGGTGTCGATCGCGAGCACCACCATTGA
- the gatB gene encoding Asp-tRNA(Asn)/Glu-tRNA(Gln) amidotransferase subunit GatB, translating into MTARYTPTIGLEIHAQLSTATKLFCGCSAEFGAKPNRNVCPVCLGLPGALPALNAAAVRLALRVGVALGCQIRERSVFARKNYFYADLPKGYQISQYAEPICEHGHVEVDLDGRSKRVNITRVHMEEDAGKSVHGVGDKSWVDLNRAGVPLVEIVSEPEIESAAEAAAYMKTVRDILVFCDVNDGNLEQGSLRCDANVSVREEGATELGTRTELKNLNSFRFLSRAIELEIARQVAIVSSGGRVVQETRSFDPEQNVTRTLRSKEDAHDYRYFPDPDLLPLAVDSQWIAEEAQRVGELPLARRQRYESELGLSGQAALVLTQHPKTVELFEAARALGADAIKLANWITSEAMKNAQIHGRDAVFSVNAAQLAELVGLVQEGRISGKQAKEVFAAMEHGARMPSEIVKERGMERVSNEAELLPICQQLVAEHPKQVEQIRDGKKGMLGFFVGQVMKRTGGAADPRVVSELLTRLIESGH; encoded by the coding sequence ATGACCGCGCGCTACACGCCAACCATCGGCTTGGAGATTCACGCCCAGCTCTCGACAGCGACGAAGCTGTTCTGTGGCTGCTCCGCCGAGTTCGGCGCGAAACCGAACCGGAACGTGTGCCCCGTGTGCTTGGGGCTGCCTGGGGCGTTGCCGGCTCTCAATGCCGCGGCCGTCAGGCTGGCGCTTCGCGTCGGGGTGGCCTTAGGCTGCCAGATCCGTGAGCGCAGCGTGTTTGCCCGCAAGAACTACTTCTACGCGGACTTGCCCAAGGGCTACCAGATCAGCCAGTACGCCGAACCGATCTGCGAGCACGGTCATGTCGAGGTGGACCTCGACGGTCGAAGCAAACGCGTCAACATCACTCGGGTGCACATGGAGGAGGACGCGGGCAAGAGCGTGCACGGCGTCGGAGACAAGTCCTGGGTCGACTTGAACCGCGCGGGTGTGCCCTTGGTCGAGATCGTGAGCGAGCCCGAAATCGAGTCGGCTGCCGAGGCGGCGGCCTACATGAAGACGGTGCGCGACATCCTGGTGTTCTGCGACGTCAACGACGGCAACTTGGAGCAGGGCAGCCTGCGCTGCGATGCCAACGTGAGCGTGCGCGAAGAGGGGGCTACGGAGCTGGGCACGCGAACGGAGCTGAAGAACCTGAACAGCTTCCGCTTCCTTTCGCGGGCGATCGAGCTGGAAATCGCGCGCCAGGTCGCCATCGTGTCGTCGGGAGGCCGCGTGGTGCAGGAAACGCGCAGCTTCGATCCGGAGCAGAACGTCACGCGTACTCTGCGTAGCAAAGAGGACGCCCACGACTACCGCTATTTTCCGGATCCGGACCTGCTGCCCTTGGCGGTCGATTCCCAGTGGATTGCCGAGGAAGCCCAACGCGTCGGCGAGCTGCCCCTGGCGCGCCGGCAACGCTACGAGTCGGAGCTCGGCCTGAGCGGGCAGGCGGCGCTGGTCTTGACGCAGCATCCGAAGACCGTGGAACTGTTCGAGGCAGCGCGCGCCCTGGGAGCTGATGCAATCAAGCTTGCCAACTGGATCACCTCCGAGGCCATGAAGAACGCGCAGATCCACGGGCGCGACGCGGTGTTCTCGGTGAACGCGGCTCAGCTGGCCGAACTGGTTGGCTTGGTGCAGGAGGGGCGCATCAGCGGCAAGCAGGCAAAAGAGGTATTTGCGGCAATGGAGCATGGCGCGCGCATGCCGTCGGAGATCGTCAAAGAGCGCGGGATGGAGCGCGTCTCGAACGAGGCTGAGCTATTGCCGATCTGTCAGCAGCTCGTCGCGGAGCACCCCAAGCAAGTCGAACAGATCCGCGACGGGAAGAAGGGAATGTTGGGTTTCTTCGTCGGTCAGGTGATGAAGCGCACGGGGGGCGCCGCCGATCCGCGGGTGGTGAGCGAGCTACTGACCCGCCTGATCGAAAGCGGTCACTGA